In Patescibacteria group bacterium, the following are encoded in one genomic region:
- a CDS encoding threonyl-tRNA synthetase editing domain-containing protein, with amino-acid sequence MRSLILHVNKFSTEIIEKSKRPKEIIPENKKSKAEEMKNCLVVFFCVEQGDSEKQLDDLYKEILKTADEVKTKNLMISPFVHLSNKIARPEVAKQLYELLIDKFIDLDFVIKSSHFGYHKSLLLDIKGHPGSFRYREFY; translated from the coding sequence ATGAGATCTCTTATTTTGCATGTTAATAAATTTTCTACAGAGATTATTGAAAAATCTAAACGACCAAAAGAAATTATTCCCGAAAATAAAAAATCTAAAGCAGAGGAAATGAAAAATTGTTTAGTCGTCTTTTTTTGTGTAGAACAGGGAGATAGTGAAAAACAATTAGATGATTTATATAAGGAAATTTTGAAAACAGCTGACGAAGTTAAAACGAAAAACCTAATGATTTCTCCTTTTGTTCATTTATCAAATAAGATTGCTAGGCCTGAAGTGGCAAAACAACTTTATGAACTGCTAATTGACAAATTTATTGACTTAGATTTTGTAATTAAATCATCACATTTTGGTTATCACAAAAGTCTATTGCTTGATATCAAAGGGCATCCAGGATCATTTCGTTATAGAGAGTTTTATTAG
- the tuf gene encoding elongation factor Tu, whose protein sequence is MAEKFDRSKPHLNVGTIGHVDHGKTTLTAAILKVINATGKGKAQERTVDQIDSAPEERERGITIATAHCEYETEKRHYAHVDCPGHADYIKNMITGAAQMDGAILVVSAADGPMPQTREHILLARQVGVPAIVVFLNKVDQVDDPEMVALVEEEVRELLKKYQFPGDEIPIVKGSALKALEDPNGEAGKPILELLEKLDSYIPEPKRDVDKPLLMPIEDVFSIEGRGTVVTGRIERGMVKINDTVEIVGLKPTQKTVATGIEMFNKSLDEGRAGDNAGILLRGTKKEDVERGQVLAKPGSITPHTEFEAESYILKKEEGGRHTAFTNGYKPQFYVRTTDVTGEVTLPAGTEMVMPGDTVNGMKVKLVAPVAMEEKMKFAIREGGRTVGAGVVTKIIK, encoded by the coding sequence ATGGCAGAAAAATTTGACAGATCAAAACCACATTTAAACGTTGGAACAATTGGCCATGTTGATCATGGTAAAACTACTTTAACAGCAGCTATCTTGAAAGTTATCAATGCTACTGGTAAAGGCAAAGCTCAAGAGCGAACAGTTGACCAAATTGACTCAGCTCCAGAAGAGCGTGAGAGAGGTATTACTATCGCTACAGCTCACTGTGAATACGAAACAGAAAAAAGACACTATGCACACGTTGATTGCCCAGGACATGCTGATTATATTAAGAATATGATTACTGGCGCAGCTCAAATGGATGGTGCTATTTTGGTTGTTTCTGCTGCTGACGGACCAATGCCTCAAACAAGAGAACATATTTTGTTAGCTCGCCAAGTTGGTGTACCAGCTATTGTTGTTTTCTTAAATAAGGTTGATCAAGTTGATGATCCAGAAATGGTTGCTTTAGTTGAAGAAGAAGTAAGAGAATTATTAAAAAAATATCAATTCCCTGGTGATGAGATTCCAATTGTAAAAGGTTCAGCTTTGAAAGCTTTGGAAGATCCAAATGGTGAAGCTGGAAAACCAATTTTGGAATTATTGGAAAAATTAGATTCATATATTCCTGAACCAAAAAGAGATGTTGACAAACCTTTATTGATGCCTATTGAAGATGTATTTTCAATCGAAGGTCGTGGTACTGTTGTTACAGGCAGAATTGAAAGAGGTATGGTTAAAATTAATGATACAGTTGAAATTGTTGGTTTGAAACCTACTCAAAAAACTGTTGCAACAGGTATTGAAATGTTTAACAAATCTTTGGATGAAGGTAGAGCTGGTGATAATGCTGGTATTTTACTTCGTGGAACAAAGAAAGAAGATGTTGAAAGAGGACAAGTATTAGCAAAACCAGGTTCAATTACTCCTCATACTGAATTTGAAGCAGAAAGCTATATTTTGAAAAAAGAAGAAGGTGGAAGACATACTGCGTTCACAAATGGCTACAAACCACAATTTTATGTTAGAACTACTGATGTTACTGGTGAAGTAACATTGCCTGCTGGAACTGAAATGGTAATGCCTGGCGATACTGTCAATGGAATGAAAGTTAAATTAGTTGCTCCAGTTGCTATGGAAGAAAAAATGAAATTCGCTATTCGTGAAGGTGGAAGAACTGTAGGTGCTGGTGTTGTAACAAAGATTATTAAATAA
- the rpsJ gene encoding 30S ribosomal protein S10 produces MTKTKNQEKKEETSSPRIRIKIKAFDHKIIDQSAEQIIETAKRSGAEVIGPIPLPTEKHRDTVLKSTFVHKDAREQFEIRIHKRLIDIVKPTPKTIEALSNLNLPAGVDVEIKM; encoded by the coding sequence ATGACAAAGACTAAGAATCAAGAAAAGAAAGAAGAGACATCTTCTCCAAGAATAAGAATCAAAATTAAGGCGTTTGATCATAAGATTATTGATCAATCAGCAGAGCAAATAATTGAAACTGCAAAAAGATCTGGTGCAGAGGTTATTGGCCCGATCCCACTTCCTACTGAAAAGCATAGGGATACTGTTTTGAAATCCACTTTTGTTCACAAAGATGCTCGTGAGCAATTTGAGATTAGGATCCACAAGAGATTGATTGATATTGTGAAGCCAACACCGAAGACGATTGAAGCTTTGTCGAACCTTAATTTACCAGCAGGAGTTGATGTAGAGATAAAGATGTAA
- the rplC gene encoding 50S ribosomal protein L3: MKFIFGEKIGMSRMYNEGKLEAVTLVKIGDCFVTRLLDSKKDGYSAVQVGYDIVKKGDGRVKGALNKAGIKENLSNFAEFRGDGLTSLKIGDKIDISQFKKGDLLSISGLSKGKGFAGVMKRHGFHGAPHSHGHKHDMRAPGSINSGHPQHVMKGRRMGGRMGGENVTLKNSSILDINLDENVFAVKGALPGKIGSWLKICGN; the protein is encoded by the coding sequence ATGAAATTCATTTTTGGCGAAAAAATTGGAATGAGTAGAATGTATAATGAAGGTAAGCTAGAAGCTGTTACCTTAGTTAAAATTGGTGATTGTTTTGTTACAAGGCTTTTAGATAGCAAAAAAGATGGTTATTCTGCAGTTCAGGTTGGTTACGATATAGTTAAAAAAGGCGATGGAAGAGTAAAAGGAGCTTTAAATAAGGCTGGAATTAAAGAGAATTTAAGTAATTTTGCCGAATTCAGAGGTGATGGCTTGACTTCATTAAAAATAGGTGATAAAATTGATATTTCACAGTTCAAAAAAGGTGATTTATTGTCAATTTCCGGACTTTCAAAAGGTAAGGGTTTTGCAGGTGTTATGAAACGCCATGGTTTTCATGGTGCTCCACATTCTCATGGTCATAAACATGATATGAGAGCTCCTGGTTCTATTAACTCCGGTCATCCTCAACATGTTATGAAAGGTAGAAGAATGGGTGGAAGAATGGGTGGAGAAAATGTAACTTTAAAGAATTCTTCAATTTTGGATATTAATTTAGATGAAAATGTATTTGCTGTAAAAGGAGCTTTACCTGGTAAGATTGGCTCATGGTTAAAAATTTGTGGAAATTAA
- the rplD gene encoding 50S ribosomal protein L4, with the protein MLKVDILNKEGKTVGSTDLDPKIFGVEIKTSVVHRAVIAQLSKKDVTSKSKDRAEVRGGGIKPWKQKGTGRARVGSIRSPLWKGGGKTFGPVATKNDVKKINKKEKRKALHMALSDKFNSKKLIVIDELKMDAIKTKEFAKILKNINAYKSTLVMLKEKDEKTMKSIRNIASVKPLLSNLLNVYDVVKYDKLVLEKEALKNIK; encoded by the coding sequence ATGTTAAAAGTTGATATATTGAATAAAGAAGGAAAGACAGTCGGATCAACGGATTTAGATCCAAAGATTTTTGGTGTAGAAATTAAAACTTCAGTTGTTCATCGTGCTGTTATAGCTCAATTGAGCAAGAAAGATGTAACTTCTAAATCAAAAGATCGAGCTGAAGTAAGAGGCGGCGGAATTAAGCCATGGAAGCAAAAAGGTACAGGACGTGCTCGTGTTGGTTCTATTCGTTCTCCATTATGGAAAGGCGGAGGTAAGACTTTTGGTCCTGTTGCAACAAAGAATGATGTTAAAAAGATTAACAAAAAAGAAAAAAGAAAAGCTTTACATATGGCGCTTTCTGATAAATTTAATTCAAAGAAATTGATTGTCATAGATGAATTGAAAATGGATGCAATTAAGACTAAAGAATTTGCAAAAATTTTAAAGAATATAAACGCTTACAAAAGTACTCTTGTAATGTTGAAGGAAAAGGATGAAAAGACAATGAAATCAATCAGAAATATTGCAAGTGTAAAACCTTTACTATCGAATTTATTGAATGTTTATGATGTTGTTAAGTATGATAAATTAGTTTTAGAAAAAGAAGCATTAAAGAATATTAAATAA
- the rplW gene encoding 50S ribosomal protein L23, which produces MALLDVFKGKKKDTKKETSAKKKDLGVKKEVKSKKAVNIYSAAHKFLLKPVVSEKGADLNISNKYVFQVKRAASKKEIARAIFAVYGIKPIKVNVINLAGKSRRYGRTIGQTSDKKKAIVTLPAGKSIQIYEGV; this is translated from the coding sequence ATGGCGTTGCTAGATGTATTCAAAGGAAAGAAAAAAGATACTAAGAAAGAAACTTCAGCTAAGAAGAAAGATTTAGGAGTGAAAAAAGAAGTTAAATCAAAAAAAGCTGTAAATATTTATAGTGCTGCTCACAAGTTTTTATTGAAACCAGTAGTTTCAGAAAAAGGTGCAGATTTGAATATTTCTAATAAATATGTATTTCAAGTAAAGAGAGCTGCTTCTAAGAAAGAAATCGCAAGAGCAATTTTTGCAGTTTATGGTATTAAACCAATAAAAGTTAATGTCATAAATTTAGCTGGAAAATCAAGACGATATGGCAGAACAATTGGTCAAACATCTGATAAAAAGAAGGCTATAGTAACATTGCCAGCAGGAAAAAGTATTCAGATTTACGAAGGAGTATAA
- the rplB gene encoding 50S ribosomal protein L2 — protein MPIKTYKPVTPSRRYITTVDFSMLTKKEPEKGLIVALQKHSGRNHRGKITVRHRGGASKRQYRMIDFRRSNYDVEGEVKSLEYDPNRSAFVALVQYSDGTKSYILAQENLKVGDKVKSSLKKLEANIGNRYPLKYIPTGTFVSEVEFAPNKGGQMVRSAGSAAQLLAIEGKFAQLKFPSGEVRNILIDSCATVGRVSNIDHGNVMIGSAGRSRKMGRRPEVRGKAMNPKDHPHGGGEGRNSIGMIHPKTRWGKPAFGVKTRKPHKLSDKLILRRRK, from the coding sequence ATGCCAATTAAGACTTACAAACCAGTAACACCATCAAGACGATATATCACGACCGTTGATTTTTCAATGTTAACTAAAAAAGAACCAGAAAAGGGTTTGATTGTTGCTTTGCAAAAACATAGTGGTAGAAATCATCGTGGTAAAATTACTGTTCGACATCGTGGTGGAGCAAGCAAGAGACAATACAGAATGATTGATTTTAGAAGATCAAATTATGATGTTGAAGGTGAAGTTAAAAGTTTAGAATATGATCCAAATAGATCTGCTTTTGTTGCATTAGTACAATATTCTGATGGTACAAAATCATATATTTTAGCTCAAGAAAATTTGAAAGTTGGAGATAAAGTTAAGAGTTCTTTGAAAAAACTTGAAGCAAATATTGGAAATAGATATCCTTTAAAATATATTCCTACAGGCACTTTTGTTTCAGAAGTTGAATTTGCGCCAAATAAAGGCGGACAAATGGTTAGAAGCGCTGGTTCTGCTGCACAGCTTTTAGCAATTGAAGGCAAGTTTGCTCAATTGAAATTTCCTTCAGGAGAAGTAAGAAATATTTTGATTGATTCTTGTGCGACAGTTGGTAGAGTTAGCAACATTGATCATGGTAATGTTATGATTGGAAGCGCTGGAAGATCTAGAAAAATGGGAAGAAGACCAGAAGTAAGAGGTAAGGCGATGAATCCAAAAGATCATCCACATGGTGGTGGTGAAGGTAGAAATTCAATTGGTATGATTCATCCAAAGACAAGATGGGGCAAGCCAGCATTTGGTGTTAAGACTAGAAAACCTCATAAATTATCAGATAAGCTGATTTTAAGAAGAAGAAAATAA
- the rpsS gene encoding 30S ribosomal protein S19 yields MSRSLKKGLWCDPKLLKKLKKLRQGDKTIIKTWSRSSTIFPEMVGFTIGVHNGKEHIPVFVTEEMVGHRLGEFSPTRRFEVHGGRIAKEEAAAAQAAESQKLAAAQEGGEKKEVKE; encoded by the coding sequence ATGTCACGAAGTCTAAAGAAAGGTTTGTGGTGCGATCCAAAACTTTTGAAGAAATTGAAGAAATTGAGACAAGGAGATAAGACTATTATTAAGACATGGTCTAGATCTTCAACTATTTTTCCGGAAATGGTTGGTTTTACTATCGGAGTTCACAATGGAAAGGAACATATTCCAGTTTTTGTTACAGAAGAAATGGTTGGACATAGACTTGGTGAATTTTCACCAACAAGAAGATTTGAAGTTCATGGTGGTAGAATTGCTAAGGAAGAAGCAGCAGCAGCTCAAGCAGCTGAATCACAAAAATTAGCAGCTGCACAAGAAGGTGGCGAAAAAAAGGAAGTTAAAGAATAA
- the rplV gene encoding 50S ribosomal protein L22, with protein MPVKATLRHLHIAPRKAKLVIDLIRGLDVIDAENQLRFLNKKSSDLVLKLLLSATSNAINNFNMEKDNLFISKTFVNEAPTLKRFRPRAFGRAYTIRRRTSHIEIELEEKIKGKKAKKVKKQEVKAEEKQEKKVKTEKKWGKNNDQKRGLFGRKSGGGNKIFQRKAM; from the coding sequence ATGCCAGTTAAAGCAACATTAAGACATTTACATATTGCACCAAGAAAAGCGAAATTAGTTATTGATCTAATTCGTGGTTTGGATGTTATTGATGCTGAGAATCAATTGAGATTTTTGAATAAGAAATCTTCTGATTTAGTTTTAAAATTATTATTGTCAGCTACGAGCAATGCAATCAATAATTTTAATATGGAAAAAGATAATCTATTTATCTCTAAAACTTTTGTTAATGAAGCACCGACTTTGAAGAGATTTCGTCCTCGAGCTTTCGGCAGAGCTTATACAATTCGAAGAAGAACAAGCCATATTGAAATAGAATTAGAAGAAAAGATTAAAGGAAAGAAAGCTAAAAAGGTTAAAAAACAAGAAGTGAAAGCAGAAGAAAAGCAAGAAAAGAAAGTTAAGACAGAAAAGAAGTGGGGCAAAAATAATGATCAGAAACGAGGATTGTTTGGAAGAAAATCAGGCGGAGGAAACAAGATTTTTCAAAGAAAGGCTATGTAG
- the rpsC gene encoding 30S ribosomal protein S3, whose amino-acid sequence MGHKISPISFRIGGLQTWSSKWFSDNQKYKNYLISDVKLRKMIFERLKNAALSIVEIERTAQSIIFTLHSSRPGIIIGRGGTEIEDMKKEIAKSVGSGIKIDINIKEIREPEADAATVGVLIAEQLEKRISFRRVIKRALERTMQNRNVKGCKIMVAGRLDGSEMSRREWVAEGKLPLHTLRANIDFAKRVAQTTMGAIGVKVWIYKGEVFQK is encoded by the coding sequence ATGGGACATAAAATTAGTCCAATTAGTTTCAGAATAGGTGGGTTACAGACTTGGTCATCGAAGTGGTTTTCAGATAATCAGAAATACAAGAATTATTTGATTAGTGATGTAAAATTAAGAAAGATGATTTTTGAAAGATTGAAAAATGCAGCTTTATCAATAGTTGAAATTGAAAGAACAGCACAATCAATAATTTTTACATTGCATTCTTCAAGACCTGGAATTATAATTGGTCGTGGTGGAACAGAAATTGAAGATATGAAAAAAGAAATTGCAAAGAGTGTTGGTTCTGGAATCAAGATTGATATTAATATTAAGGAAATAAGAGAACCAGAAGCTGATGCTGCAACAGTTGGCGTATTGATTGCAGAACAATTGGAAAAAAGAATTTCTTTTAGAAGAGTTATAAAAAGAGCTTTAGAGAGAACAATGCAGAATAGAAATGTTAAAGGTTGCAAAATTATGGTTGCTGGAAGATTGGATGGATCAGAAATGTCTAGACGCGAATGGGTTGCAGAAGGAAAATTACCTTTGCATACATTAAGAGCTAATATCGATTTTGCTAAAAGAGTAGCACAGACAACTATGGGTGCAATCGGAGTCAAGGTTTGGATTTATAAGGGTGAAGTTTTCCAGAAATAA
- the rplP gene encoding 50S ribosomal protein L16, with translation MLMPKKVKHRKWQKGSNKRIEVRGSQLSFGMFGLKAMEGKWLTARQIEASRRAMTRFIQRGGKVWIRIFPDKPVTTKGAETPMGKGKGAVDHFVVSVAPGKILFEMDGVTEKVAREALRLAANKLPVKTKFIVEL, from the coding sequence ATGTTAATGCCGAAAAAAGTAAAACATAGGAAATGGCAAAAAGGAAGCAATAAGAGAATTGAAGTTCGCGGAAGTCAATTAAGTTTTGGTATGTTTGGTTTGAAAGCTATGGAAGGAAAATGGCTGACAGCTAGACAAATTGAAGCATCAAGACGTGCAATGACAAGATTTATTCAACGTGGTGGAAAAGTTTGGATTAGAATATTTCCTGATAAACCAGTAACTACAAAAGGAGCTGAAACTCCAATGGGTAAAGGCAAAGGTGCAGTTGATCATTTTGTTGTTTCTGTTGCGCCAGGAAAAATTTTGTTTGAAATGGATGGAGTTACGGAAAAAGTTGCTCGTGAAGCTTTGAGATTAGCAGCAAATAAATTGCCAGTTAAGACTAAATTTATAGTTGAGTTATAA
- the rpmC gene encoding 50S ribosomal protein L29: protein MKVKEIREKKDKELVKMLAEKRESLREVRFKIASNQHKNVKEISLFKKDIAKVLTVMKERLLISATDLTQMKDKSHTDTQINVK, encoded by the coding sequence ATGAAAGTTAAAGAAATTAGAGAAAAAAAGGATAAAGAGCTTGTAAAAATGTTGGCTGAAAAGAGAGAAAGCCTACGTGAAGTTAGATTTAAGATTGCTTCGAATCAGCATAAGAATGTAAAAGAGATTTCTTTATTTAAGAAAGATATTGCAAAAGTTTTAACAGTAATGAAAGAAAGATTATTGATAAGCGCTACAGATTTGACACAAATGAAAGACAAATCTCACACAGATACACAGATAAATGTTAAATAA
- the rpsQ gene encoding 30S ribosomal protein S17 translates to MEKNLDKKKMPRQLRGTVVSDKMDKTIVVEVERIKAHPIYKKRYYISLKVKAHDLDNKAKVGDVVLIEQCRPISSDKHYRLKKIINS, encoded by the coding sequence ATGGAAAAAAATTTAGATAAGAAAAAAATGCCACGCCAATTGAGAGGCACAGTTGTATCTGATAAGATGGATAAAACCATTGTTGTTGAAGTTGAAAGAATTAAGGCACACCCTATTTATAAAAAAAGATACTATATTTCCTTGAAGGTAAAGGCTCATGATTTAGATAATAAAGCTAAAGTTGGCGATGTTGTATTGATTGAACAATGCAGACCAATTAGTTCAGATAAACATTATAGATTAAAGAAAATTATCAACAGTTAA
- the rplN gene encoding 50S ribosomal protein L14 produces the protein MIQTQTKLKVADNTGAKIIRCIRVHRGFKRRYARIGDTITAVVLDAIPGGVVKNKEVVKAVVVRQSKELRREDGTYIRFDENAAVIIEDKEPRGTRIFGPVARELRKGDFTKIISLAVEVL, from the coding sequence ATGATACAGACTCAAACAAAATTGAAAGTTGCTGATAACACCGGAGCAAAGATAATCCGTTGTATTAGAGTACACAGAGGATTTAAAAGAAGATACGCAAGAATTGGCGATACAATTACAGCTGTTGTATTAGATGCTATTCCTGGTGGAGTTGTGAAGAACAAAGAAGTAGTAAAAGCTGTTGTTGTTAGACAAAGTAAAGAATTGCGTCGAGAAGATGGAACATATATTAGATTTGATGAAAATGCTGCAGTTATTATTGAAGACAAAGAGCCAAGAGGTACTAGAATTTTTGGTCCAGTAGCTCGTGAATTGAGAAAAGGTGATTTTACGAAAATTATTTCATTAGCTGTTGAGGTATTATAA
- the rplX gene encoding 50S ribosomal protein L24, with the protein MTIKKGDNVLVISGKDKGKVGKVLSVLPKKGKIIVENVNKMAKHAKSKRQDKKGQKVQKDMPINISNVLFKCPKCNKAVRTGVKIGEEKKKFRICKKCKETI; encoded by the coding sequence ATGACGATAAAGAAAGGCGACAATGTATTAGTAATATCTGGTAAAGACAAAGGCAAGGTTGGCAAGGTGCTTTCGGTTTTGCCAAAAAAAGGTAAAATTATTGTTGAGAATGTTAATAAGATGGCAAAGCATGCTAAATCAAAAAGGCAAGATAAGAAAGGTCAGAAAGTTCAAAAAGATATGCCGATTAATATTTCTAATGTTTTGTTTAAATGCCCAAAATGTAATAAGGCTGTTAGAACTGGAGTGAAGATTGGTGAAGAAAAGAAAAAATTTAGAATTTGCAAGAAATGCAAGGAAACTATCTAA
- a CDS encoding type Z 30S ribosomal protein S14, producing the protein MARLALIAKAKKKPKYSTRIVRRCELCGRKHGYMRRYGMCRICFRELASKGEIPGVRKASW; encoded by the coding sequence ATGGCACGACTGGCATTAATCGCAAAAGCAAAAAAGAAACCTAAATATTCGACTCGTATTGTAAGACGATGTGAATTGTGCGGCCGAAAACATGGATATATGAGACGCTATGGAATGTGCAGAATTTGTTTTAGAGAGCTTGCTAGTAAAGGTGAAATTCCTGGAGTAAGAAAGGCATCATGGTAG
- the rpsH gene encoding 30S ribosomal protein S8, which yields MVDPIADMLTQIRNAQAVKKSEISLPFSKVKLALAKILKEEGYIVDFAILEKNKFLKIVLKYLENGQPIIQKIERKSTPGQRIYVGSKEIKKILGGLGTSIVSTSMGIMTGKAARKRNLGGELICEIF from the coding sequence ATGGTAGATCCTATCGCAGACATGTTAACGCAAATTAGAAATGCACAGGCTGTAAAAAAGTCTGAAATTAGTTTACCTTTTTCAAAGGTAAAACTTGCACTTGCAAAGATTTTGAAAGAAGAAGGCTATATCGTTGATTTTGCAATTTTGGAAAAAAATAAATTCTTGAAAATTGTTTTGAAATATTTAGAAAATGGACAGCCGATAATTCAGAAAATTGAGAGAAAAAGTACACCTGGACAAAGAATTTATGTTGGTAGTAAAGAGATTAAGAAGATTCTAGGTGGCTTGGGTACATCTATTGTTTCGACATCAATGGGTATTATGACAGGAAAAGCTGCTCGAAAAAGAAATCTAGGCGGAGAATTAATTTGTGAAATATTTTAA
- the rplF gene encoding 50S ribosomal protein L6 translates to MSRIGKLPIQIPAGVEVKIVDNTITVKKEKNQLQFSFNPKVDITSDGKEVKVVVKKAVNRNLWGVTRSIINNMIIGVTTGFEKKLEVEGVGFNVQVNGDKLVMKLGFSHPIEYKAPEGIKFDVKKNLITVSGIDKQLVGQAAAEIREFKKPEPYKGKGIHYLGEHIIRKEGKKAVASEGGK, encoded by the coding sequence ATGTCAAGAATTGGAAAATTGCCGATTCAAATTCCAGCTGGAGTTGAAGTAAAAATTGTTGATAATACTATTACTGTAAAAAAAGAAAAAAATCAGTTACAGTTTTCTTTTAATCCAAAAGTTGATATTACTAGTGATGGTAAAGAAGTGAAAGTTGTAGTAAAAAAAGCAGTTAATCGAAATCTTTGGGGTGTTACGAGATCAATTATTAATAATATGATTATTGGAGTAACTACAGGATTTGAAAAGAAATTGGAAGTGGAAGGCGTTGGTTTTAATGTTCAAGTCAATGGTGATAAATTAGTCATGAAGTTAGGTTTTTCTCATCCGATTGAATATAAAGCACCAGAAGGTATTAAATTTGATGTCAAGAAAAATTTAATAACTGTTTCTGGAATTGATAAGCAATTAGTAGGTCAAGCTGCAGCTGAGATTAGAGAATTTAAGAAGCCTGAGCCATACAAAGGAAAAGGCATACATTATCTTGGTGAACATATTATTAGAAAAGAAGGTAAAAAGGCTGTTGCTTCTGAAGGCGGTAAATAG
- the rplR gene encoding 50S ribosomal protein L18: MNKKLLRTRRHKRIRARMKGFSTKPRLAVFRSNKHIYAQLIDDNAGKTLLAGKDSELKDMKKKKGEIAFEVGKLIAKKAIEKNITEAVFDRGGYKYAGRVKSLADGARKGGLKF; the protein is encoded by the coding sequence ATGAATAAGAAATTACTTAGAACAAGAAGACATAAAAGAATAAGAGCGAGAATGAAAGGTTTTTCAACAAAGCCTAGATTAGCTGTATTTCGAAGTAATAAACATATTTATGCTCAATTAATTGATGATAATGCTGGTAAGACTTTATTGGCAGGAAAAGACTCTGAATTAAAGGATATGAAAAAGAAAAAAGGCGAAATAGCTTTTGAAGTTGGTAAATTGATTGCAAAGAAAGCGATAGAAAAAAATATTACAGAAGCTGTTTTTGATAGAGGTGGATATAAATATGCAGGACGTGTAAAATCGCTTGCGGATGGTGCAAGGAAAGGTGGACTCAAGTTCTAA
- the rpsE gene encoding 30S ribosomal protein S5: MARNNRKFGRDKNEFDQQLVDIARVTRIVAGGRRFRFRATIVMGNKKGMVGMGMGKGGDVSTAIGKAVAIAKKNMIKVSIVDNTIPHEVWVKYCGAKVFLKPAKAGTGVIAGGAVRTVMDLAGIRNITAKQYGSNNTPNNAMATLIALKGLRKPEEIAEARGKKVEDLVGKKREEKKVEVKEVKKVAEVKKPVKTVKK, translated from the coding sequence ATGGCTAGAAATAATAGAAAATTTGGAAGAGATAAAAATGAATTTGATCAACAATTAGTTGATATTGCTAGAGTTACTAGAATTGTTGCTGGTGGACGTCGTTTTAGATTTAGAGCAACAATTGTTATGGGTAACAAAAAAGGTATGGTAGGTATGGGAATGGGTAAAGGCGGAGATGTATCAACTGCAATTGGAAAAGCAGTAGCTATTGCAAAGAAAAATATGATTAAAGTTTCTATTGTTGATAACACTATTCCACACGAAGTTTGGGTAAAATATTGTGGTGCAAAAGTATTTTTGAAGCCTGCGAAAGCTGGTACTGGCGTTATTGCTGGCGGAGCTGTTCGTACAGTTATGGATTTAGCTGGTATCAGAAATATTACAGCAAAGCAATATGGTTCAAATAATACTCCGAATAATGCAATGGCAACTTTGATTGCTTTAAAAGGATTGAGAAAACCGGAAGAGATTGCAGAAGCTAGAGGTAAAAAGGTTGAAGATTTAGTTGGCAAGAAACGTGAAGAAAAGAAGGTCGAGGTTAAAGAAGTAAAGAAAGTAGCTGAAGTTAAGAAACCGGTTAAAACTGTTAAAAAATAG